Proteins encoded in a region of the Paenibacillus pedocola genome:
- a CDS encoding sensor histidine kinase KdpD, with protein MAPHRTGAAVLMEQTSGNPAEKKRGRLKIFFGYAEGVGKTCAMLYAALEEQKEGTDVVAGYIEAHHRPETAALADGLERLPLLGLPSKTAVIREFDLDQAIRRRPDLILLDELAHHNAAGCRHKKRYQDVEELLRSGINVYTTINVQHIESLHDVVSAITGNPVTERIPDSVFDSADQIELVDIPPDDLIERLNKGKLYPGEQGEEAAGSPVFVKNKLIALREIALRYTADQLNRIAQRYSERANKNTYNTADHILVCLSSAASSKKVIRTAARMAEAFRGSFTALYVETPKTKDLTPKSKAELRENLRLAEQLGAQLATVYGEDVSGQIAEYAKSSRVTKIVIGRSQSSKKRWLTKTSLVDKLTALAPNIDIHIIPDTQPAPYNRFPAYVKPRLSLADTLKTIGILTVCTLIGLWFQFLGFREANIITVYILGVLLNAMVTSGRLYSAITSILSVLVFNFFFTKPYFSLEAHDSGYPVTFLVMLLASIISSTLTMRIKEQARQSAQKAYRTEVLLETSRKLQQAEGAPAIVNETAIQMVKLLDRTVIFYPVEQDNLAEPLIFPKLESAVNPRAYTGVNEWAVADWVYKNNKRAGATTDTFSAASCLYHAVRGGDTVFAVAAIVMDQEEPLEIFEKSLMIAMLGECALALEKELLNERQKEISLQIQQEQLRANLLRGISHDLRTPLTSISGNAGILMGNSMVLSEEQKTGLYTDIYDDSMWLINLVENLLSITRIDNGSLNLNFQAELLEEVIAEALMHVNRNSVEHTIQTMLEDELLMAKMDSRLIVQVLINLVDNAIKYTQAGSKIIVSARREQQRVRVEISDNGPGISEEAKSKLFDMFYTADNQRGDSRRGLGLGLSLCKSIVHAHGGTIEVKNNVPQGTVFSFTLQAEEVNVHE; from the coding sequence ATGGCACCTCACCGAACCGGCGCTGCTGTCCTGATGGAGCAGACTTCAGGGAACCCGGCAGAGAAAAAACGCGGCAGGTTAAAAATCTTTTTTGGATATGCCGAGGGGGTTGGCAAGACCTGTGCCATGCTGTATGCCGCTCTTGAGGAGCAGAAGGAGGGTACGGATGTCGTCGCCGGATACATTGAGGCCCATCACCGTCCGGAAACAGCGGCTCTTGCGGATGGTCTGGAACGGCTTCCATTGCTGGGGCTTCCCTCAAAAACAGCCGTAATCCGTGAATTTGATCTGGATCAGGCGATCCGCAGACGGCCGGACCTGATTCTGCTGGATGAACTGGCTCATCATAACGCTGCCGGCTGCCGGCACAAAAAAAGATACCAGGATGTCGAGGAGCTGCTGCGGTCGGGAATTAACGTATATACAACAATCAATGTCCAGCATATAGAAAGCCTGCATGATGTTGTTTCAGCAATTACCGGCAACCCCGTAACTGAACGCATACCGGATAGTGTATTTGACAGTGCGGATCAGATCGAACTCGTCGACATTCCACCCGATGATCTGATTGAACGTCTGAACAAAGGAAAGCTCTATCCTGGTGAGCAGGGGGAAGAGGCGGCCGGATCTCCTGTATTTGTCAAAAACAAGCTAATCGCCTTGCGGGAAATCGCATTACGTTATACCGCGGATCAGCTGAACCGTATCGCTCAGCGATACAGTGAAAGGGCGAATAAGAATACTTATAACACAGCAGATCATATTCTAGTCTGTCTGTCTTCCGCTGCCTCAAGTAAAAAGGTAATCCGCACAGCAGCTAGGATGGCTGAAGCTTTCCGCGGATCTTTTACGGCACTCTATGTAGAAACGCCAAAAACCAAAGACCTCACACCCAAAAGCAAGGCGGAGCTCAGAGAAAATCTGCGGCTCGCCGAACAGCTTGGTGCGCAGCTTGCCACGGTATATGGTGAAGATGTCTCTGGTCAGATTGCGGAATATGCCAAATCAAGCCGGGTCACCAAGATTGTGATCGGCCGTTCCCAGAGCAGTAAAAAAAGATGGCTCACTAAAACCAGTCTGGTAGATAAGCTGACTGCGCTGGCACCAAATATTGATATACACATTATTCCCGATACCCAACCGGCTCCCTATAACAGATTTCCGGCCTATGTGAAGCCGCGCCTCTCACTGGCAGACACCTTGAAGACGATCGGGATTCTGACGGTTTGCACCTTAATCGGACTGTGGTTTCAATTTCTAGGATTCCGGGAAGCGAATATCATTACGGTGTACATTTTGGGAGTTCTGCTGAATGCTATGGTTACCAGCGGCAGGCTTTACAGTGCGATAACTTCGATCTTAAGCGTGCTTGTCTTCAACTTTTTCTTCACTAAGCCTTATTTCTCTTTAGAAGCGCATGATTCCGGGTATCCGGTTACCTTTCTGGTCATGCTGCTGGCTTCTATTATAAGCAGTACACTTACCATGCGGATCAAGGAACAGGCGCGCCAATCTGCGCAAAAAGCGTACCGGACTGAAGTACTCTTAGAGACAAGCCGTAAGCTGCAGCAGGCGGAGGGTGCCCCGGCGATCGTCAATGAAACTGCAATCCAAATGGTGAAGCTGCTGGACCGGACGGTCATATTCTACCCCGTGGAGCAGGACAACTTAGCCGAGCCGCTTATTTTTCCAAAGTTAGAATCAGCGGTAAATCCCCGGGCATATACCGGTGTGAACGAATGGGCTGTTGCAGATTGGGTGTACAAGAACAATAAGCGGGCCGGAGCAACCACGGATACCTTTTCGGCTGCCAGTTGTCTGTACCATGCCGTCCGTGGCGGGGATACCGTATTCGCAGTAGCTGCCATTGTGATGGACCAGGAAGAGCCATTGGAAATTTTCGAGAAAAGCCTTATGATTGCCATGCTCGGAGAATGTGCGCTCGCACTGGAGAAAGAGCTGCTGAATGAGCGGCAAAAGGAAATCTCGCTGCAAATCCAGCAGGAACAGCTGCGCGCCAATCTGCTGCGGGGGATCTCCCATGATCTGCGTACGCCGCTTACCAGTATTTCCGGTAATGCCGGAATTCTTATGGGAAACTCTATGGTGTTGAGCGAGGAACAGAAAACAGGCTTGTACACGGATATATATGACGACTCCATGTGGCTGATCAACCTGGTGGAGAATTTACTGTCCATTACGCGGATTGACAATGGCAGCTTAAATCTGAATTTTCAGGCGGAGCTGCTGGAAGAGGTTATTGCTGAAGCGCTGATGCATGTTAACCGCAACAGTGTAGAGCACACTATTCAAACGATGCTGGAAGATGAGCTGCTAATGGCCAAAATGGATTCCCGGCTGATTGTTCAGGTTCTCATTAATTTAGTGGACAACGCAATCAAATATACTCAAGCCGGTTCGAAAATCATTGTGTCGGCGAGACGCGAACAACAACGGGTAAGGGTCGAAATATCCGATAACGGCCCCGGGATATCTGAGGAAGCCAAGAGCAAGCTGTTTGATATGTTTTATACGGCAGACAATCAACGCGGAGACAGCCGCCGCGGCTTGGGGCTGGGGCTGTCACTGTGCAAATCGATAGTGCATGCTCATGGAGGTACAATTGAAGTAAAGAATAATGTTCCGCAGGGCACGGTGTTCAGCTTCACCCTGCAGGCTGAGGAGGTGAATGTTCATGAATAA
- a CDS encoding helix-turn-helix transcriptional regulator — protein sequence MPDSGTFLLNHNSSAYNGQLIYAGKLSDNPEWKFALHKHEDLHEIIFIEDGIGSFVIDGKGYTAGKGDVLIYNRGILHEEQSDPEKPLFTYYCGFRFNAPIAEQRDWVIHPAREPVIRANHYSNELSLLMRTLFGEFSLRNSGYERISQHLLEAILLLLERMILSQHRTEKEEKAPLANQIKEYLDTNYRRKLTLKDLAHLFHIDSYYLAHIYKNNFGISPINYLIQRRMGEAMRLLASTNKKVWEIAKMVGYDNPNYFSILFTRVIGESPRRFRENNQKELFNKD from the coding sequence ATGCCGGACAGCGGTACCTTTTTGTTAAACCATAATTCCTCGGCATACAACGGCCAGCTGATCTATGCAGGCAAGCTGAGTGATAACCCGGAGTGGAAATTTGCACTTCATAAACATGAGGATCTTCATGAAATTATTTTTATCGAGGATGGGATCGGTTCGTTTGTCATCGACGGCAAAGGTTATACGGCAGGAAAAGGCGATGTTCTGATCTATAATCGGGGAATTTTGCATGAGGAGCAGTCCGATCCTGAGAAACCGTTGTTCACCTATTATTGCGGGTTCCGCTTCAATGCCCCGATTGCCGAGCAGCGCGACTGGGTGATTCATCCGGCCAGGGAGCCGGTCATCCGTGCGAACCATTATTCCAATGAGCTGTCGCTGCTGATGCGTACGTTATTTGGCGAGTTTTCACTGCGCAATAGCGGTTATGAACGGATCTCACAGCATTTATTAGAAGCTATCCTACTGCTGCTTGAGCGAATGATTCTTTCTCAGCACCGTACGGAGAAGGAAGAAAAAGCTCCGCTGGCCAATCAGATCAAAGAATATTTAGATACGAACTACAGACGCAAGCTGACGCTTAAGGATCTGGCGCACCTCTTCCATATCGACTCGTATTATCTGGCGCACATCTATAAGAACAACTTCGGCATTTCACCGATCAACTACTTAATTCAGCGCCGTATGGGTGAAGCGATGAGACTGCTCGCCAGTACGAACAAAAAGGTCTGGGAGATCGCCAAAATGGTCGGGTACGACAATCCCAATTATTTTTCCATCCTCTTCACCAGAGTCATTGGAGAATCTCCCCGTAGGTTCCGCGAGAACAATCAGAAAGAGCTCTTTAATAAGGATTAA
- a CDS encoding response regulator, producing MNKPLILVVEDDKPIRKLITTTLETQGYKYHTAETGEASILEAVSHQPDIMILDLGLPDMDGVDIIKKVRSWSNIPIIVVSARSEDRDKIDALDAGADDYLTKPFSVEELLARLRVSLRRIRYDSDKLQKDASVFTNGNLKIDYAAGCVWMEQEEIHLTPIEYKLLCLLAKNAGKVLTHNYILKEIWGSHTYDIPALRVFMATLRKKIEKSPSQSKIIQTHIGVGYRMLQAGEDSRVI from the coding sequence ATGAATAAACCATTGATTCTTGTTGTAGAGGATGACAAGCCGATCCGCAAGCTGATTACGACCACGCTGGAGACACAAGGCTACAAATATCATACAGCTGAGACCGGCGAAGCATCGATCTTAGAGGCGGTGTCCCATCAGCCGGATATAATGATTCTGGATTTGGGGCTGCCGGATATGGATGGTGTGGACATTATCAAAAAAGTCCGGTCCTGGTCGAATATTCCCATTATTGTTGTCAGCGCACGCAGCGAGGACCGTGACAAAATTGATGCACTGGATGCAGGTGCAGATGATTATCTGACAAAACCGTTCAGTGTGGAGGAGCTGCTCGCCCGGCTGCGGGTCAGTCTGCGGCGTATCCGCTATGACAGTGACAAGCTGCAGAAGGATGCGTCGGTTTTTACCAACGGGAATTTAAAAATCGATTATGCCGCAGGCTGCGTATGGATGGAACAGGAAGAAATCCACCTGACCCCGATTGAATATAAGCTGCTGTGTCTGCTGGCCAAGAACGCAGGCAAAGTATTGACGCATAATTATATCCTGAAGGAAATCTGGGGCAGTCACACCTATGATATCCCTGCCCTGCGTGTATTTATGGCGACTCTGCGCAAAAAAATCGAAAAATCACCTTCGCAGTCTAAGATCATCCAGACCCACATCGGAGTCGGCTACAGGATGCTGCAGGCAGGAGAAGATAGCAGAGTTATCTGA
- the kdpF gene encoding K(+)-transporting ATPase subunit F: MTVVLTVTLLLFLYLVYALIHPEKF; the protein is encoded by the coding sequence ATGACAGTGGTATTAACAGTAACTCTTCTGTTGTTTCTGTATCTGGTATACGCCTTGATTCATCCGGAGAAATTCTAA